The Bos taurus isolate L1 Dominette 01449 registration number 42190680 breed Hereford chromosome 13, ARS-UCD2.0, whole genome shotgun sequence genome contains a region encoding:
- the TCF15 gene encoding transcription factor 15, whose protein sequence is MAFALLRPVGAHVLYPDVRLLSEDEENRSESDASDQSFGCCEGLEAARRGPGPGGGRRAAGSAGPVVVVRQRQAANARERDRTQSVNTAFTALRTLIPTEPVDRKLSKIETLRLASSYIAHLANVLLLGDAADDGQPCFRAAGSAKSAVSAAPEGGRQPRSICTFCLSNQRKGGSRRDLGGSCLKVRGVAPLRVPRR, encoded by the exons ATGGCGTTCGCACTGCTGCGCCCCGTCGGCGCGCACGTGCTGTACCCGGACGTGCGGCTGTTGAGCGAGGACGAGGAGAACCGGAGCGAGAGCGACGCCTCCGATCAGTCGTTCGGCTGCTGCGAGGGCCTGGAGGCGGCACGGCGCGGCCCGGGCCCcgggggcgggcggcgggcggcgggcagCGCGGGCCCGGTGGTGGTGGTGCGACAGCGCCAGGCGGCCAACGCGCGGGAGCGGGACCGCACGCAGAGCGTGAACACGGCCTTCACGGCGCTGCGCACGCTCATCCCCACCGAGCCGGTGGACCGCAAGCTGTCCAAGATCGAGACGCTGCGCCTGGCGTCCAGCTACATCGCACATCTGGCCAACGTGCTGCTGCTGGGCGACGCGGCCGACGACGGGCAGCCGTGCTTCCGAGCTGCGGGCAGTGCCAAGAGCGCGGTCTCCGCCGCCCCCGAAGGCGGCCGCCAGCCACGCTCCATCTGCACCTTCTGCCTCAGCAACCAGCGAAAGGGG GGAAGCCGTCGTGACCTGGGGGGCAGCTGCTTGAAGGTGAGGGGGGTAGCCCCACTCCGAGTGCCACGGAGATGA